One window of Thermocoleostomius sinensis A174 genomic DNA carries:
- the pyrH gene encoding UMP kinase, translating to MGLTYQRILLKLSGEALMGDLAYGIDPEVVRSIAQEITEIVAEGVEVAIVVGGGNIFRGVKGAASGMDRATADYIGMIATVMNAMTLQDALERNDVQTRVLTAIEMQEVAEPYIRRRAIRHLEKGRVVIFGAGSGNPFFTTDTTAALRAAEINAEVVFKATKVDGVYDADPKLNPEARRFQSLTYSYVLTHDLRVMDTTAIALCKDNNIPIIVFNLSVSGNIRRAVMGESIGTIVGGSCEII from the coding sequence ATGGGATTAACATACCAGCGGATTTTGCTGAAGTTGAGTGGCGAAGCGCTCATGGGCGATCTTGCCTACGGAATTGACCCCGAGGTCGTTCGCAGCATTGCTCAAGAAATTACGGAGATTGTCGCGGAAGGTGTTGAAGTGGCGATCGTGGTGGGAGGCGGCAATATTTTTCGTGGCGTCAAGGGGGCTGCCTCTGGCATGGATCGAGCGACGGCCGACTACATCGGCATGATTGCCACCGTAATGAATGCAATGACCCTACAAGATGCGCTGGAACGTAATGATGTGCAAACCCGCGTTTTAACGGCGATTGAGATGCAGGAAGTAGCAGAACCGTACATTCGGCGGCGAGCAATTCGACATCTGGAAAAAGGACGAGTCGTGATTTTTGGCGCAGGGTCGGGCAATCCCTTTTTCACTACCGACACCACGGCTGCCTTGCGGGCCGCCGAGATCAACGCCGAAGTTGTGTTCAAGGCAACCAAAGTTGATGGCGTTTACGATGCCGATCCAAAGCTAAATCCAGAGGCAAGACGATTCCAAAGCCTCACCTATTCCTATGTGTTGACCCATGATTTGCGGGTGATGGACACGACGGCGATCGCTCTGTGTAAAGATAACAATATTCCCATCATCGTGTTCAACCTTTCGGTATCTGGCAACATTCGTCGGGCCGTTATGGGAGAATCGATAGGAACGATTGTAGGAGGCTCTTGTGAAATTATCTGA
- a CDS encoding SDH family Clp fold serine proteinase, translating to MGMSFFDIFGIFLVISSLQPIIQRRIVESRRVAAIRSFEQQRGTRAIILIHRQESISLFGIPLSRYISIEDSEQVLRAIRLTPADVPIDLILHTPGGLVLATEQIARALVRHRAKVTVFVPHYAMSGGTMLAMAADEIVMDENAVLGPVDPQLGNVAAASVLSVVEQKPISEIDDQTLITADLARKAIAQVQRFVRTLLEDNFPTQKIDPSNIDRIIEALTTGRVTHDYPVTVEEAKDLGLPISVGMPRPIYNLMDLYPQPSSGRPTVQYIPLPYQGRPMPPEPTNRR from the coding sequence ATTGGTATGAGCTTCTTCGATATTTTTGGCATCTTTTTAGTGATCTCGTCGCTTCAGCCCATCATTCAACGTCGAATTGTAGAATCTCGTCGAGTAGCTGCCATTCGATCGTTTGAACAACAGCGCGGCACCCGGGCCATTATTTTGATTCATCGGCAAGAGTCTATCAGCCTCTTTGGTATTCCCCTTTCCCGTTATATCAGCATCGAAGACTCAGAGCAGGTACTACGAGCGATCCGGCTAACCCCTGCGGATGTGCCGATCGATCTGATCTTGCATACACCAGGTGGACTGGTACTAGCCACCGAGCAAATTGCCAGGGCGCTGGTGCGCCATCGCGCCAAAGTGACAGTCTTTGTGCCGCACTATGCCATGAGCGGTGGCACGATGTTAGCCATGGCGGCCGATGAAATTGTCATGGATGAAAATGCTGTCTTGGGCCCGGTTGACCCCCAGTTGGGCAATGTAGCCGCTGCCAGTGTGCTATCAGTGGTAGAGCAAAAGCCGATCAGTGAAATAGATGACCAAACCCTGATTACAGCCGATTTAGCCCGCAAGGCGATCGCCCAGGTACAGCGATTTGTTCGCACGTTGCTAGAGGATAATTTTCCTACGCAAAAAATTGACCCTAGCAACATCGATCGCATCATTGAAGCACTGACCACTGGGCGCGTCACTCATGATTATCCGGTCACTGTCGAAGAAGCAAAGGACTTGGGACTCCCCATTAGTGTTGGTATGCCCAGACCCATTTACAACTTGATGGATTTATATCCGCAACCCTCATCTGGACGTCCCACGGTGCAATATATTCCGTTGCCCTATCAAGGTCGGCCGATGCCGCCAGAGCCAACCAATCGCCGATAA
- a CDS encoding ABC transporter ATP-binding protein, translating to MTVLEAHHLRKSYWSQGKSIAAVQNVSLSIAEQEVLAFLGPNGAGKTTTIKMLAGLILPDAGQVRIAGRDPHHDPKALRSLGAVLEGNRNLYWRLNPLENLEYFGVLRGLSPKIARQRSQRLLERFGLVEKRRSLVQTLSRGMQQKLAIAVALIHDPQLLLLDEPTLGLDVEATESVKQLVREIAAEGRAILLTTHQLHIAEELSDRVAIMNQGKIIVEEPTAQLIRQFSGTAYTVELEQALDLERSQRLRALGAVIHHHRLYLPKPELLYPVLDLLNPLPIVRLEKDQANLTDIFLKLVREEKNT from the coding sequence ATGACGGTGCTGGAAGCGCACCACCTGCGCAAGTCTTATTGGTCTCAAGGAAAATCGATCGCGGCGGTTCAAAACGTATCGCTGTCTATTGCTGAACAAGAAGTTCTAGCGTTTTTAGGTCCTAATGGCGCTGGCAAAACCACTACTATTAAAATGCTGGCCGGATTAATTTTGCCAGATGCAGGACAGGTTCGTATTGCCGGACGCGATCCGCATCATGATCCAAAAGCGCTGCGATCGTTGGGGGCTGTGCTGGAAGGCAATCGTAATCTGTATTGGCGACTCAATCCTCTAGAGAATTTAGAGTATTTTGGCGTGTTGCGCGGTCTATCGCCAAAAATCGCGCGGCAACGGTCGCAGAGGTTGCTGGAGCGGTTTGGACTGGTTGAGAAGCGCCGATCGCTAGTGCAAACCCTGTCACGCGGTATGCAGCAAAAACTGGCAATTGCTGTAGCGCTGATTCACGATCCACAATTGCTGTTGCTGGATGAACCCACATTGGGATTGGATGTAGAAGCTACCGAAAGCGTCAAGCAGCTTGTGCGGGAAATTGCTGCTGAGGGACGAGCAATTCTGCTGACTACTCATCAACTGCATATTGCCGAAGAATTGTCCGATCGCGTCGCCATTATGAATCAAGGCAAGATCATTGTGGAAGAACCCACGGCTCAGTTGATTCGCCAATTTTCCGGTACGGCCTATACCGTTGAACTAGAACAAGCGCTGGATTTGGAGCGATCGCAGCGACTTCGCGCCCTAGGGGCCGTCATTCACCATCACCGACTCTATTTGCCTAAACCGGAATTGCTTTACCCAGTCTTAGATCTTCTCAATCCCCTGCCAATCGTTCGCTTGGAAAAAGACCAAGCCAACCTCACAGATATTTTTCTCAAGTTGGTGAGGGAGGAAAAGAACACATGA
- the frr gene encoding ribosome recycling factor: protein MKLSEVESHMQKAVEATQRSFNTIRTGRANAAILDRVQVEYYGTPTPLKSLAGISTPDSTTITIQPYDRSSLNLIEKAILTSDIGLTPSNDGSIIRLNIPPLTSDRRKELVKQAAKMAEEGKVSIRNVRRDAIDSIRKQEKAGEVSEDEARDLQDNVQKLTDKYIQKVEQLLAEKETDITTI, encoded by the coding sequence GTGAAATTATCTGAAGTTGAAAGTCATATGCAAAAGGCGGTGGAGGCAACCCAGCGTTCCTTCAACACCATTCGCACGGGACGAGCCAACGCTGCCATTCTCGATCGGGTGCAAGTGGAATATTATGGCACTCCTACGCCGCTGAAATCCTTGGCTGGCATCAGCACCCCTGACTCGACCACAATCACCATCCAACCGTATGATCGCTCGTCGCTTAACCTCATTGAAAAGGCAATTCTCACCTCAGATATTGGACTAACCCCCAGCAACGATGGCTCGATCATTCGGCTCAACATTCCACCGTTAACCAGCGATCGCCGCAAAGAGCTAGTGAAACAAGCGGCCAAAATGGCGGAAGAAGGCAAGGTTTCTATCCGTAATGTGCGACGCGATGCGATCGACTCGATTCGAAAACAGGAGAAAGCGGGTGAGGTCTCGGAAGACGAGGCGCGCGATTTGCAAGACAATGTGCAAAAACTGACCGACAAGTACATCCAGAAAGTGGAACAATTGCTAGCAGAAAAAGAAACCGATATCACAACGATCTAG
- a CDS encoding ABC transporter permease, producing MSLFLAELKRSWIQLLRYLSEVIGGIIGTTVIFYGLFLSVQYIAGPQVQFGDRLDAIIIGYVLWALMIFILGDIAGGLQNEARTGTLEQLFLSPYGASRVFLTRAIASLLLNLGMNLSILLIIMVLTGSQLAFPPSLLPPLLAVLSAAYGVAFAMGSLALLLKQVQQLLSIFQFALLFLFTAPVETWTGSARLVGYLLPMTPSVGLLRDVMARGNALNPVTLTIAFLNGAFYLGVGLLLFRLAERETKRRGKLSGY from the coding sequence ATGAGCCTTTTTCTGGCAGAACTCAAACGCAGTTGGATTCAATTGCTCCGCTATCTATCGGAGGTAATTGGTGGCATCATTGGCACGACTGTGATTTTCTACGGGTTGTTTCTCAGTGTGCAGTATATTGCTGGGCCACAGGTGCAGTTTGGCGATCGCCTCGATGCCATCATTATTGGCTATGTGCTGTGGGCACTCATGATTTTCATTTTGGGCGATATTGCCGGAGGGCTGCAAAACGAGGCGCGAACAGGCACACTCGAGCAGCTTTTTTTGTCGCCCTATGGGGCCTCCCGAGTCTTTCTTACCCGAGCAATTGCTAGCCTTCTTCTCAACCTAGGCATGAATCTCAGCATTTTGCTGATCATTATGGTGCTAACCGGCAGTCAACTGGCCTTCCCACCGTCCCTTTTGCCTCCTTTACTAGCGGTGCTATCAGCCGCCTACGGTGTTGCGTTTGCAATGGGGTCGTTGGCACTGTTGCTGAAGCAGGTTCAGCAATTACTCAGCATTTTTCAGTTTGCGCTGCTGTTTTTATTCACGGCTCCGGTAGAGACTTGGACAGGTTCAGCCCGCTTGGTTGGCTATCTGCTGCCAATGACGCCAAGTGTGGGCTTATTGCGCGATGTCATGGCCCGCGGCAATGCGTTGAATCCAGTGACGCTGACGATCGCTTTTCTAAATGGCGCATTTTATTTAGGGGTGGGCTTATTGCTGTTTCGCCTAGCCGAACGAGAAACCAAGCGCCGAGGAAAATTGAGCGGCTACTAA